The following coding sequences lie in one Oncorhynchus kisutch isolate 150728-3 linkage group LG17, Okis_V2, whole genome shotgun sequence genomic window:
- the LOC109907472 gene encoding acidic leucine-rich nuclear phosphoprotein 32 family member E-like, with the protein MEMKKRISLELRNRTPAEVEELVVDNCRTSDGEVEGLTDDFKELEFLSMVNVGLISLAKLPSLPKLRKLELSDNNISGHLETLSEKCPNLTYLNLSGNKIKGLNNVEALQNLKNLKSLDLFNCEITTLEEYRESIFELLPQVTYLDGFDQEDNEAPDSEADDDDEDEGEDGAGPTGDDDEDEDEEGEEGGEVGLSYLMKERIQDEEDDDDYAEEEEEEEKAGVKGEKRKRDAEDEGEEEDDDDDD; encoded by the exons GTGGAAGAACTGGTGGTGGATAATTGCCGCACCAGTGATGGTGAAGTAGAGGGCCTGACGGATGATTTCAAGGAGCTGGAATTCCTCAGCATGGTCAACGTTGGACTAATCTCCCTGGCCAAACTACCCTCTCTGCCCAAGCTGCGCAAG TTGGAGCTGAGTGACAACAACATCTCAGGTCATTTGGAGACCCTTTCAGAGAAGTGCCCCAACCTGACGTATCTAAACCTGAGTGGCAACAAGATCAAGGGGCTGAACAACGTTGAGGCCCTG CAAAATCTGAAGAACCTGAAGAGCCTGGACCTGTTTAACTGTGAGATCACCACACTGGAGGAGTACCGTGAGAGCATCTTTGAGCTGCTGCCTCAGGTCACCTACCTGGACGGCTTCGACCAGGAGGACAACGAGGCCCCTGACTCAGAGGCAGATGACGACG ACGAGGATGAGGGGGAGGATGGAGCCGGGCCCACAGGGGACGATGAtgaagatgaggatgaggagggggaggaaggaggagaggttggGCTCTCTTACCTGATGAAGGAAAGGATCCAG GACGAAGAAGATGATGACGACTacgcagaggaggaggaagaag AGGAGAAGGCAGGAGTCaaaggggagaagaggaagagggatgcTGAGgacgaaggggaggaggaggatgatgatgatgacgactaG